The following coding sequences lie in one Meles meles chromosome X, mMelMel3.1 paternal haplotype, whole genome shotgun sequence genomic window:
- the LOC123934860 gene encoding P2Y purinoceptor 8-like — protein sequence MDMNMTRPDNATIVMLRDPTIAVVLPVVYSLVALVSIPGNLFSLWVLCCHIGPKSPSVIFMINLSVTDLMLASVLPFQIYYHCNGNHWVFGEVLCNVVTVAFYANMYSSILTMTCISVERFLGVVYPLASARWRRRRYAVAACACVWLLLLGALSPLARTDLTYTVEALGIVTCFDVLKSTMLPSVAMWAIFLFTLFIVLFFIPFVVTVACYTATILTLLRTSDPHGRGQRRRAVGLAVVVLLAFVTCFAPNNFVLLVHMVSRLFLGGSYYHVYKLTLCLSCVNNCLDPFVYYFASREFQLRLRRYLGYGRLPACGRDARRDTLFSARTLSARSVSSGHGEGPDGPSRPCLQRQESVF from the coding sequence ATGGATATGAACATGACGCGTCCGGACAACGCCACCATCGTGATGCTGCGCGACCCGACCATCGCGGTGGTCCTGCCCGTCGTGTACTCGCTGGTGGCGCTGGTCAGCATCCCGGGCAACCTCTTCTCCCTGTGGGTCCTGTGCTGCCACATCGGGCCCAAGTCCCCGTCGGTCATCTTCATGATCAACCTGAGCGTCACGGACCTGATGCTGGCCAGCGTGCTGCCGTTCCAGATCTACTACCACTGCAACGGGAACCACTGGGTCTTTGGGGAGGTGCTGTGCAACGTGGTCACCGTGGCCTTCTACGCCAACATGTACTCGTCCATCCTGACCATGACGTGCATCAGCGTGGAGCGCTTTCTGGGCGTCGTGTACCCGCTGGCCTCCGCGCGCTGGCGCCGGCGCCGCTACGCCGTGGCCGCCTGCGCCTGCgtctggctgctgctgctgggcgCGCTGTCCCCGCTGGCGCGCACCGACCTCACCTACACCGTGGAGGCGCTGGGCATCGTCACGTGCTTCGACGTGCTCAAGTCCACCATGCTGCCCAGCGTGGCCATGTGGGCCATCTTCCTCTTCACGCTGTTCATCGTGCTCTTCTTCATCCCCTTCGTGGTCACCGTGGCCTGCTACACCGCCACCATCCTGACGCTGCTGCGCACGTCCGACCCGCACGGCCGCGGCCAGCGGCGCCGCGCCGTCGGCCTGGCCGTCGTGGTGCTGCTGGCCTTCGTCACCTGCTTCGCGCCCAACAACTTCGTGCTGCTGGTGCACATGGTGAGCCGCCTCTTCCTGGGCGGCAGCTACTACCACGTGTACAAGCTCACGCTCTGCCTCAGCTGCGTGAACAACTGCCTGGACCCCTTCGTGTACTACTTCGCGTCCCGCGAGTTCCAGCTGCGGCTGCGGCGCTATCTGGGCTACGGGCGGCTGCCGGCCTGCGGCCGGGACGCGCGCAGGGACACCCTGTTCTCCGCCCGGACGCTGTCGGCGCGCTCCGTGTCCAGCGGCCACGGCGAGGGGCCCGACGGCCCCAGCCGGCCCTGCCTCCAGAGGCAGGAGAGCGTGTTCTGA